In Streptomyces capitiformicae, one genomic interval encodes:
- the secF gene encoding protein translocase subunit SecF has protein sequence MSKLGDLGARLHRGEVGYDFVGNRKIWYGVSILITIIAIVGLAVRGLNMGIEFQGGAVFTTPKTSVSVSQAEEYAREASGHQAVVQKLGNDTLRIQISGVDTGKSDEIKQSLAEELKMDPERINADLVGPSWGDQIANKAWQGLGIFMVLVVIYLAIAFEWRMAVAAFVALVHDITITVGIYALVGFEVTPGTVIGLLTILGYSLYDTVVVFDSLKEQTKDITKQNRWTYSDIANRSINSTLVRSINTTVVALLPVAGLLFIGGGVLGAGMLNDISLSLFVGLAAGAYSSIFIATPLVADLKEREPQLKALKKRVLAKRAQTEHVELAADGPLDDEAEDATPAVVGPRAQSGARSRGRGGKRR, from the coding sequence ATGTCGAAGCTCGGCGACCTCGGAGCCCGACTCCACCGCGGCGAGGTCGGTTACGACTTCGTCGGCAACCGCAAGATCTGGTACGGCGTCTCCATCCTGATCACCATCATCGCCATCGTCGGCCTCGCGGTCCGCGGCCTGAACATGGGCATCGAATTCCAGGGCGGTGCCGTCTTCACGACGCCGAAGACGAGCGTCTCGGTCTCCCAGGCGGAGGAGTACGCCAGGGAGGCATCCGGCCACCAGGCGGTCGTCCAGAAGCTCGGCAACGACACCTTGCGCATCCAGATCTCCGGCGTCGACACCGGCAAGTCCGACGAGATCAAGCAGTCGCTCGCCGAAGAGCTCAAGATGGACCCGGAGCGGATCAACGCCGACCTGGTCGGCCCCAGCTGGGGTGATCAGATCGCCAATAAGGCCTGGCAGGGCCTTGGGATCTTCATGGTCCTCGTGGTGATCTATCTGGCGATCGCCTTCGAGTGGCGCATGGCGGTCGCCGCGTTCGTCGCCCTCGTCCACGACATCACCATCACGGTCGGTATCTACGCCCTCGTCGGTTTCGAGGTGACGCCGGGTACCGTGATCGGTCTGCTCACGATCCTCGGTTACTCGCTCTACGACACGGTCGTCGTCTTCGACAGCCTCAAGGAGCAGACGAAGGACATCACCAAGCAGAACCGCTGGACGTACAGCGACATCGCCAACCGCTCGATCAACAGCACCCTGGTGCGTTCCATCAACACCACGGTGGTCGCGCTGCTCCCGGTCGCCGGTCTGCTGTTCATCGGTGGCGGTGTCCTCGGCGCGGGCATGCTCAACGACATCTCGCTGTCGCTGTTCGTCGGCCTCGCGGCCGGTGCGTACTCCTCGATCTTCATCGCCACGCCGCTCGTCGCCGACCTCAAGGAGCGCGAGCCGCAGCTGAAGGCACTCAAGAAGCGCGTACTGGCCAAGCGTGCCCAGACCGAGCACGTAGAGCTGGCCGCCGACGGGCCTTTGGACGACGAGGCCGAGGACGCCACCCCCGCGGTGGTCGGCCCGCGTGCCCAGTCCGGGGCACGCAGCCGTGGCCGGGGTGGTAAGCGGCGATGA
- a CDS encoding adenine phosphoribosyltransferase, which yields MTELAEITTLLLSRIRDVADYPEPGVMFKDITPLLADPVAFTALTDALAEVTVRHGATKIVGLEARGFILGAPVAVRAGVGFIPVRKAGKLPGATLSQAYDLEYGSAEIEVHAEDLVAGDRVMVIDDVLATGGTAEASLQLIRRAGAEVAGVAVLMELGFLAGRARLEPALAGAPLESLILV from the coding sequence ATGACGGAGCTCGCGGAAATCACGACGCTGCTGCTCAGCCGCATCCGTGACGTCGCGGACTACCCGGAACCGGGCGTGATGTTCAAGGACATCACCCCGTTGCTGGCCGACCCGGTGGCGTTCACCGCGCTGACGGACGCGCTGGCGGAGGTGACCGTCCGGCACGGCGCCACGAAGATCGTCGGCCTGGAGGCCCGCGGGTTCATCCTGGGCGCCCCGGTCGCCGTCCGGGCCGGCGTCGGCTTCATCCCCGTACGCAAGGCGGGCAAGCTCCCCGGAGCCACGCTCAGCCAGGCGTACGACCTGGAGTACGGCTCCGCCGAGATCGAGGTGCACGCCGAGGACCTGGTCGCGGGCGACCGCGTCATGGTCATCGACGACGTCCTCGCGACTGGCGGCACGGCCGAGGCGTCGCTGCAGCTCATCCGGCGGGCGGGAGCCGAGGTCGCCGGTGTGGCGGTCCTCATGGAGCTGGGCTTCCTCGCGGGCCGGGCGCGACTGGAGCCCGCGTTGGCCGGCGCTCCGCTGGAGTCGCTGATCCTGGTCTGA
- the yajC gene encoding preprotein translocase subunit YajC, whose product MSLAALLPFIVLIGAMILMTRSAKKKQQQAADMRNQMQPGSGVRTIGGMYATVKEVNDDTVLLDAGPGVELLFAKNAIGAVLTDDEYNRIVHGIEHDLKSDVVPDDASSLTETDEPSDDASAASDDKPLDLGKKDAADDATDEPAKVKADEAEPKKTDGESDAK is encoded by the coding sequence GTGAGTCTCGCAGCCCTCCTCCCGTTCATCGTGCTCATCGGGGCGATGATCCTCATGACCCGATCGGCCAAGAAGAAGCAGCAGCAGGCCGCCGACATGCGGAACCAGATGCAACCCGGTTCCGGCGTCCGCACGATCGGGGGCATGTACGCCACGGTCAAGGAGGTCAACGACGACACGGTCCTTCTCGACGCCGGACCGGGCGTCGAGCTGCTGTTCGCGAAGAACGCCATCGGTGCCGTCCTGACCGACGACGAGTACAACCGCATCGTCCACGGCATCGAGCACGACCTGAAGTCCGACGTCGTCCCGGACGACGCCTCCTCCCTCACCGAGACCGACGAGCCCTCCGACGACGCTTCCGCCGCTTCCGACGACAAGCCCCTCGACCTCGGCAAGAAGGACGCGGCGGACGACGCGACCGACGAGCCGGCCAAGGTGAAGGCCGACGAAGCAGAGCCGAAGAAGACCGACGGCGAGTCCGACGCGAAGTAG
- the secD gene encoding protein translocase subunit SecD, whose translation MAAPKKGRSAGAQSKPGRALALILIAIVALTGGMFASGHTTPRLGIDLAGGTSITLEARSGQESAINKANMDTAVEIMNRRVNGLGVSEAEVQTQGRENIIVNIPKGTNSEEARDQVGTTAKLYFRPVLQSQAGSGATATPSATPSGSASPSPTSSASASDSGDKDKATSSGSPSPSTSATSQGRAVTDALKADPTPSTSGSESPKVTDSASPSASASADADTQALQQKFVALDCADEKQRAAAGKGKSTEPVVACGQESDKRWTKFVLGPVGVDGTDVTKAQAILDQRTAQWKVVMDFNSGGGDKFAKITGQLAGQSSPMNEFAIVLDDAVVSHPYVTSAVTGGKAEISGSFTQEEAENLSNMLSYGALPLTFREASVTTVSPALGDEQLEAGLIAGAIGLALVVIYLLAYYRGLSLIAIASLLVSAALTYLIMSLLGPAIGFALNLPAVCGAIVAIGITADSFIVYFERVRDEIREGRTLRPAVERAWPRARRTILVSDFVSFLAAAVLFIVTVGKVQGFAFTLGLTTLLDVVVVFLFTKPLLTLLARTKFFGSGHSWSGLDPKRLGARPPLRRTRRPAAPADPKEA comes from the coding sequence GTGGCAGCACCGAAGAAGGGCCGGAGCGCGGGCGCCCAGAGCAAGCCTGGGCGCGCGCTGGCCCTCATCCTGATCGCCATCGTGGCGCTCACCGGGGGAATGTTTGCCTCCGGACACACCACTCCGCGTCTCGGCATCGACCTCGCCGGTGGTACGAGCATCACGCTCGAGGCGAGGAGCGGCCAGGAGTCGGCGATCAACAAGGCCAACATGGACACCGCGGTCGAGATCATGAACCGCCGTGTCAACGGTCTTGGTGTCTCCGAAGCCGAGGTTCAGACCCAGGGCCGGGAAAACATCATCGTCAACATTCCCAAGGGCACGAACTCCGAGGAGGCCCGGGACCAGGTCGGCACCACCGCGAAGCTGTACTTCCGTCCGGTCCTGCAGAGCCAGGCCGGATCCGGTGCGACGGCCACTCCGAGTGCCACCCCGAGCGGCAGCGCCTCGCCGAGCCCGACGAGCTCCGCCTCGGCCTCCGACTCCGGCGACAAGGACAAGGCGACCTCGTCCGGCTCCCCCAGCCCCTCGACCTCCGCCACCTCCCAGGGCCGTGCGGTGACCGACGCGCTCAAGGCCGACCCCACGCCTTCCACGAGCGGCTCCGAGTCGCCCAAGGTCACCGACAGCGCCTCACCGTCGGCGAGCGCCAGTGCGGACGCCGACACTCAGGCGCTCCAGCAGAAGTTCGTCGCCCTCGACTGCGCCGACGAGAAGCAGCGCGCCGCCGCCGGCAAGGGCAAGAGCACCGAGCCGGTCGTCGCCTGTGGTCAGGAGAGCGACAAGAGGTGGACCAAGTTCGTGCTCGGCCCGGTTGGGGTCGACGGCACCGACGTGACGAAGGCCCAGGCCATCCTCGACCAGCGGACGGCCCAGTGGAAGGTCGTCATGGACTTCAACTCCGGCGGTGGCGACAAGTTCGCGAAGATCACCGGTCAGCTGGCGGGCCAGTCGTCCCCGATGAACGAGTTCGCGATCGTCCTCGACGACGCGGTCGTCTCGCACCCGTACGTCACCAGCGCGGTGACCGGCGGCAAGGCCGAGATCTCCGGCAGCTTCACCCAGGAAGAGGCCGAGAACCTCTCCAACATGCTGTCGTACGGCGCGCTCCCGCTGACCTTCAGGGAGGCGAGCGTCACCACCGTCAGCCCCGCGCTCGGCGATGAGCAGCTGGAGGCCGGTCTGATCGCCGGTGCGATCGGTCTGGCCCTGGTCGTGATCTACCTGCTCGCCTACTACCGCGGTCTGTCGCTCATCGCCATCGCCTCGCTGCTGGTCTCCGCGGCCCTGACCTACCTGATCATGTCGCTGCTCGGCCCGGCTATCGGCTTCGCCCTGAACCTGCCGGCCGTCTGCGGTGCGATCGTCGCGATCGGCATCACGGCGGACTCGTTCATCGTGTACTTCGAACGCGTGCGGGACGAGATCCGTGAGGGCCGCACCCTGCGCCCCGCGGTCGAGCGTGCCTGGCCGCGTGCCCGGCGCACCATCCTGGTCTCCGACTTCGTGTCGTTCCTCGCCGCCGCTGTGCTGTTCATCGTCACCGTGGGCAAGGTGCAGGGCTTCGCGTTCACGCTGGGCCTCACCACCCTGCTTGACGTGGTGGTCGTCTTCCTCTTCACGAAGCCACTGCTGACGCTCCTCGCCCGCACGAAGTTCTTCGGAAGCGGCCACAGCTGGTCCGGCCTCGACCCGAAGCGTCTGGGTGCCCGGCCCCCGCTGCGCCGCACCCGCCGTCCCGCCGCCCCTGCCGACCCGAAGGAGGCCTGA
- the ruvB gene encoding Holliday junction branch migration DNA helicase RuvB, which produces MNWDDTTDDTAPERLVGSVADREDQAVEAALRPKDLDEFIGQEKVREQLDLVLRAARARGATADHVLLSGAPGLGKTTLSMIIAAEMDAPIRITSGPAIQHAGDLAAILSSLQEGEVLFLDEIHRMSRPAEEMLYMAMEDFRVDVIVGKGPGATAIPLELPPFTLVGATTRAGLLPPPLRDRFGFTAHMEFYEPAELERVIHRSANLLDVEINPDGAAEIAGRSRGTPRIANRLLRRVRDYAQVKADGIITRDIASAALAVYEVDARGLDRLDRGVLEALLKLFGGGPVGLSTLAVAVGEERETVEEVAEPFLVREGLLARTPRGRVATPAAWAHLGLTPPRGTTGGNGQQDLFGA; this is translated from the coding sequence GTGAACTGGGACGACACGACCGACGACACCGCCCCCGAGCGGCTGGTGGGTTCTGTCGCCGACCGTGAGGACCAGGCCGTCGAGGCGGCCCTGCGCCCCAAGGACCTGGACGAGTTCATCGGTCAGGAGAAGGTCCGCGAGCAACTCGACCTGGTTCTGCGGGCGGCACGCGCGCGTGGGGCGACAGCCGACCACGTCCTGCTCTCGGGCGCCCCGGGCCTCGGCAAGACAACCCTGTCGATGATCATCGCGGCCGAGATGGACGCCCCGATCCGCATCACCTCCGGCCCGGCCATCCAGCACGCCGGGGACCTGGCCGCGATCCTCTCCTCCCTCCAGGAGGGAGAGGTCCTCTTCCTCGACGAGATCCACCGCATGTCCCGGCCCGCCGAGGAGATGCTCTACATGGCCATGGAGGATTTCCGGGTCGACGTCATCGTCGGCAAGGGCCCGGGCGCCACCGCCATCCCGCTCGAACTGCCGCCGTTCACGCTGGTCGGCGCCACCACCCGGGCGGGTCTGCTGCCGCCCCCGCTGCGCGACCGCTTCGGCTTCACCGCGCACATGGAGTTCTACGAGCCCGCCGAACTGGAGCGCGTCATCCACCGCTCGGCGAACCTGCTCGACGTCGAGATCAACCCGGACGGCGCCGCCGAGATCGCCGGTCGCTCCCGGGGCACCCCCCGCATCGCCAACCGCCTCCTGCGCCGCGTACGGGACTACGCGCAGGTCAAGGCCGACGGGATCATCACGCGCGACATCGCCTCGGCCGCCCTCGCCGTCTACGAGGTCGACGCCCGCGGGCTCGACCGCCTCGACCGCGGTGTCCTCGAAGCCCTGCTCAAGCTCTTCGGCGGCGGCCCGGTCGGTCTCTCCACACTCGCCGTCGCCGTGGGGGAGGAGCGCGAGACCGTCGAAGAGGTCGCCGAGCCCTTCCTCGTCCGCGAGGGACTGCTCGCCCGCACCCCCCGTGGCCGTGTGGCGACCCCCGCCGCCTGGGCGCACCTCGGCCTCACCCCGCCACGCGGCACGACCGGCGGAAACGGACAACAGGACCTGTTCGGGGCGTGA